In the genome of Pelobacter seleniigenes DSM 18267, one region contains:
- a CDS encoding TonB-dependent receptor plug domain-containing protein, with protein sequence MRNTLLALFSLLLVAGPLQAAPLLLDPVVVTATRTATPLSQLGSSVTVITADEIEAKQQTQVLDVLRDIPGVNIVQTGNKGGTVSIYLRGTDTKHTLVMIDGVEFRDIAGFGGADIANLSTNDIERIEVVRGAQSVLYGSDAIGGVINIITKQGTKPPSGYASVEGGSYRTFTEKAGFSVGSDTTSAALYLSRTDTDGFSTANEKDGNSEADGYDNTSASFRLGITPSQAVQWNIILRSTEASYDYDSSAYDLATGGYIPVDGDNVQDVDEKMARVEGTFSFLNERWKTTVGSAISSTKRNYDEEYVDSEYNGTLTKFDLQNTFRVNAMHTLIFGAETENERFDYYYDASADPAYPYTDAADGHSRTNAVYVQEQLTAGAFSTALGVRYDHHAEFGGQTTWRVAPTYRIAATKTRLKGSVGTGFKAPTLFQLYSTYGNKDLDAEKSFGWDAGLEQSFFDSSLIIDIAYFYNDIDDYIDYNDLTFTYGNIAKLKARGIESSLEWLPCEYFDMKIGYTYTDTQDADGKRIDRRPLHKASIDINLHPVDKVMVNLNTIYTSTREDGAETLAAYTLVNLAASYQYRPDLKLFARVDNLFDEDYEEVAGYGTAGLSAYAGVKLDF encoded by the coding sequence ATGCGTAACACCTTACTGGCCTTATTCTCCCTGCTCCTGGTCGCCGGGCCGCTGCAGGCCGCTCCTCTGCTGCTCGACCCGGTGGTGGTGACCGCCACCCGCACCGCCACCCCCTTAAGCCAGCTGGGCAGCTCCGTGACCGTGATCACCGCTGACGAGATCGAGGCGAAGCAGCAGACCCAAGTGCTGGATGTCCTGCGCGATATTCCCGGCGTCAATATCGTCCAGACCGGCAACAAGGGGGGTACGGTCTCCATCTATCTACGCGGCACTGATACCAAGCACACCCTGGTCATGATCGATGGGGTCGAATTTCGGGATATCGCCGGATTCGGCGGCGCCGACATCGCCAATCTGAGTACCAACGATATCGAACGGATTGAAGTCGTGCGCGGCGCGCAGAGCGTCCTCTACGGCTCCGATGCCATCGGCGGGGTGATCAATATCATCACCAAACAAGGAACCAAACCGCCGAGCGGCTACGCCTCTGTTGAAGGCGGCTCCTATCGAACCTTCACCGAGAAGGCCGGCTTTTCCGTCGGCAGCGACACCACCTCGGCCGCCCTGTACCTGTCCAGGACCGATACCGACGGCTTTTCCACGGCCAATGAAAAAGACGGCAATTCCGAAGCGGACGGCTATGACAACACCTCGGCGTCCTTTCGCCTCGGCATCACCCCCAGCCAAGCGGTGCAATGGAATATCATCCTGCGCTCCACCGAAGCCAGCTACGACTACGATTCTTCGGCCTATGACCTGGCCACGGGCGGCTATATCCCGGTTGATGGCGACAACGTGCAGGACGTCGATGAAAAAATGGCTCGCGTCGAAGGCACCTTCTCGTTCCTGAATGAGCGCTGGAAAACCACGGTCGGCAGCGCTATTTCCAGTACCAAGCGCAACTACGACGAAGAATATGTCGATTCGGAATACAACGGCACCCTGACCAAATTCGACCTGCAGAACACCTTTCGGGTCAATGCCATGCATACGCTGATCTTTGGCGCCGAGACCGAAAACGAGCGCTTCGATTACTATTACGATGCCTCTGCAGATCCCGCTTACCCCTACACCGACGCCGCGGACGGCCATTCTCGGACCAACGCCGTCTATGTGCAGGAGCAATTGACCGCCGGGGCATTTTCGACCGCCCTCGGGGTGCGTTATGACCATCACGCCGAGTTCGGCGGCCAGACCACCTGGCGGGTGGCGCCGACTTACCGCATTGCCGCCACCAAGACCCGCCTGAAGGGCTCAGTGGGAACCGGCTTCAAAGCCCCAACCCTGTTCCAGCTCTATTCAACTTACGGCAACAAAGACCTGGACGCAGAAAAAAGTTTCGGTTGGGATGCCGGGCTGGAACAGAGCTTTTTCGACAGCAGCCTGATCATCGACATCGCCTATTTTTATAACGATATTGACGATTACATTGATTACAACGATCTCACCTTCACCTACGGAAACATTGCTAAACTCAAGGCCCGCGGCATCGAGTCGAGCCTGGAGTGGCTGCCTTGTGAGTACTTCGACATGAAAATCGGCTATACCTATACCGATACACAGGATGCCGACGGCAAACGGATCGACCGCCGCCCTCTGCACAAAGCCAGCATCGACATCAATCTCCACCCCGTCGACAAAGTCATGGTGAATCTCAACACCATTTATACCAGCACGCGCGAGGACGGCGCCGAAACCCTGGCAGCCTACACCCTGGTCAATCTGGCCGCATCCTATCAATACCGGCCCGACCTGAAACTGTTTGCCCGAGTTGACAACCTGTTCGATGAAGATTATGAAGAGGTTGCCGGTTACGGTACGGCAGGACTTTCCGCTTACGCGGGGGTCAAACTCGACTTCTGA
- a CDS encoding ABC transporter substrate-binding protein, with amino-acid sequence MHQILLTFCLLLIVTASPLRAATVVDAVGRQVKVPDSPARIVSLVPSVTEILFAIQADRQIVAVTDYCTYPPQAALLPSVGSYADPSLENILSYQPDLVIASAAMNSPALIAQLDNLGIATFVIETHSVAQTLITIRSIGRLTGHQTQADTLAADIDQRIQAIRQQVPRDHSPTILPCIVLQPLTVAGPDTFINDLIEIAGARNVVPAGPARYPTWNFEALLLANPDFILLSPHPGQPDSSRFFAPWTQLKAVTEQHIVKINADWLYRPGPRMILGIEALAKTLHPEMKIDAPTD; translated from the coding sequence ATGCATCAAATCTTGTTGACCTTCTGCCTGTTGCTCATCGTGACCGCCAGCCCCTTGAGGGCAGCAACCGTTGTCGATGCCGTCGGTCGCCAGGTCAAGGTCCCGGACTCGCCCGCGCGCATCGTCTCCCTGGTTCCCAGCGTCACGGAAATCCTCTTTGCCATTCAGGCGGACCGGCAAATTGTCGCGGTCACCGATTACTGCACCTACCCGCCGCAAGCAGCCTTGCTGCCCAGTGTCGGCAGCTACGCCGATCCCAGCCTGGAAAACATTCTCAGTTATCAGCCGGACCTGGTCATCGCCAGCGCGGCCATGAACAGCCCGGCCCTGATTGCCCAGCTGGACAACCTGGGGATTGCAACCTTTGTGATCGAGACCCATTCCGTCGCCCAGACCCTGATCACCATCCGCAGCATCGGCCGCCTGACCGGTCACCAAACCCAGGCTGACACCCTGGCCGCGGATATCGATCAGCGCATCCAGGCGATCAGGCAGCAGGTTCCGCGGGACCATTCGCCGACCATCCTGCCCTGCATCGTGTTGCAACCGTTGACCGTGGCGGGACCGGATACCTTCATCAACGATCTAATCGAAATCGCCGGTGCTCGCAATGTCGTTCCTGCAGGCCCGGCCCGTTATCCGACCTGGAATTTTGAAGCCCTGCTGCTGGCCAACCCGGATTTCATCCTGCTCTCCCCCCACCCGGGGCAGCCGGACAGCAGCCGCTTCTTTGCCCCCTGGACCCAACTCAAGGCGGTCACCGAACAGCATATCGTCAAGATCAATGCCGACTGGCTCTATCGCCCGGGCCCGCGCATGATCCTGGGGATCGAAGCCCTGGCGAAAACCCTTCACCCGGAGATGAAGATCGATGCGCCGACCGACTGA
- a CDS encoding FecCD family ABC transporter permease yields MRRPTDRTGLLWIIGLLLVPLGAIAMSLSAGSMDMSWAQLFHLLQQGPGSSVGQAVLWKIRIPRTLLAGLVGAALSLSGVTFQAVLRNPLADPYLLGVSGGAALGAVAALTIGINSALLVSLAAFGGALTALAIVYLVARAHTCSSHTLILSGVMVGSVAAALLLFLLWRAPTEATRQAIFWLAGNLSLADPGWLGWGWLWVLICFILLWSQAVNLDLLTQGEETAADLGLAVGRTRLILFALAGALTACAVALAGLVGFVGLVVPHICRLLWGPAHRLLLPLAALFGACFLMVADAIARSLYAPAEMPVGVVTALLGAPFFLLLLRRRGGL; encoded by the coding sequence ATGCGCCGACCGACTGATCGCACCGGCTTGCTCTGGATTATCGGCCTGCTGCTGGTGCCGCTGGGCGCTATCGCCATGTCACTGAGCGCCGGCAGTATGGATATGTCCTGGGCGCAGCTGTTCCACCTGCTCCAGCAGGGGCCGGGGTCCTCGGTCGGTCAGGCTGTGCTTTGGAAAATCCGCATCCCGCGCACCTTACTGGCCGGGCTGGTCGGTGCCGCGTTGAGCCTGTCCGGGGTCACCTTTCAGGCGGTGCTGCGCAATCCGCTGGCCGACCCTTACCTGCTCGGGGTGTCGGGTGGTGCGGCACTGGGCGCGGTCGCCGCCCTGACCATCGGCATCAACTCCGCTCTGCTGGTCTCTCTGGCCGCTTTCGGCGGTGCCTTAACGGCGCTGGCCATCGTTTACCTGGTGGCCAGGGCCCATACCTGCTCGTCCCACACCCTGATTCTGTCCGGGGTCATGGTCGGCAGTGTGGCCGCAGCCCTGCTGCTGTTCCTGCTCTGGCGGGCACCAACCGAAGCGACCCGCCAAGCCATCTTCTGGCTGGCCGGCAACCTGTCCCTGGCCGATCCCGGTTGGCTGGGCTGGGGCTGGCTCTGGGTGCTGATCTGTTTCATCCTGCTCTGGAGTCAGGCGGTCAATCTGGACCTGCTCACCCAGGGGGAAGAAACCGCCGCTGATCTGGGCCTGGCGGTCGGACGGACCCGCCTGATTCTGTTCGCCCTGGCCGGGGCACTGACCGCCTGCGCCGTGGCCCTGGCCGGGCTGGTCGGTTTTGTCGGCCTGGTGGTCCCCCACATCTGCCGCCTGCTCTGGGGGCCGGCCCACCGCCTGCTGCTCCCACTTGCCGCCCTGTTCGGCGCCTGCTTCCTGATGGTCGCCGACGCCATTGCCCGCAGCCTCTATGCGCCCGCGGAAATGCCGGTCGGGGTCGTGACCGCCCTGCTCGGGGCACCGTTCTTCCTGCTTCTGCTTCGGCGGCGAGGCGGCCTATGA
- a CDS encoding ABC transporter ATP-binding protein, protein MITVKNLSFSFGHRQLFSGLDFTVQRGELISILGPNGCGKSTLLRLLRGSLPPVSGEICWHGVSCRQIGPREMSRRVAVVPQSTRIDFPYRVRDMVAMGRYPHRRSLLSFSSTADREAIRHALVVTDILALADRPVTELSGGELQRVLFARALAQQAEVLFLDEATSHLDIDHRLELSELLIRLNREQGVTIVQISHDLDLAAAVSGRILLLSEHGEIFGFDTPARIITPENLQRAFRVEVRIAENPLTGAPQVLPLLNTAAVQLGGLKAHLFCGGGSGKSLLRKLHLAKATVSTGPLNQGDSDEEVATALDSAVVYEVPFQPFSNQAVTATRQSLAQVDVIIIATIWWGNGNLPCLDLAAEALQQGTPVYLLNPTRKQDFTAGKAWEKLQALQQAGAVVVPNEEQLMSRLAGWMKASSQS, encoded by the coding sequence ATGATCACCGTCAAAAACCTGAGCTTCAGTTTCGGTCACCGGCAGCTGTTCAGCGGGCTCGATTTTACTGTCCAACGCGGCGAACTGATCTCCATTCTCGGCCCCAACGGCTGCGGTAAATCGACCCTGCTCCGGTTGCTGCGCGGCAGCCTGCCGCCCGTTTCCGGCGAGATCTGCTGGCACGGTGTGTCCTGCCGCCAGATCGGCCCCAGGGAGATGTCGCGGCGCGTCGCGGTGGTCCCGCAATCGACGCGAATCGATTTCCCCTACCGGGTGCGGGACATGGTGGCGATGGGTCGCTATCCTCATCGTCGGTCGCTGCTGAGTTTCAGCAGTACCGCCGACCGCGAAGCAATCCGCCATGCCCTGGTGGTCACCGACATTCTCGCCCTGGCCGACCGTCCGGTCACCGAACTCAGCGGCGGTGAGTTGCAACGCGTCCTGTTTGCCCGAGCCCTGGCCCAGCAGGCCGAGGTGCTGTTCCTGGACGAAGCGACCAGTCACCTCGATATCGATCACCGCCTGGAGCTGAGCGAATTACTGATCCGCCTTAACCGCGAACAAGGGGTCACAATTGTCCAGATCAGTCACGACCTCGACCTGGCCGCAGCCGTCTCCGGGCGCATCCTGCTCCTCAGCGAACACGGGGAGATCTTCGGCTTCGACACTCCGGCGCGAATCATCACCCCGGAAAACCTGCAGCGGGCGTTCCGGGTGGAAGTTCGGATCGCCGAAAACCCTCTGACAGGTGCCCCCCAGGTGCTCCCTTTACTCAACACGGCGGCAGTCCAGCTTGGCGGCCTGAAAGCCCATTTATTCTGCGGCGGAGGCAGCGGCAAAAGTCTGCTGCGCAAACTCCATCTGGCCAAAGCCACGGTATCGACCGGCCCCTTGAATCAGGGCGACTCCGATGAAGAAGTCGCTACCGCACTGGACAGTGCCGTTGTTTACGAAGTGCCTTTCCAACCCTTTTCCAACCAAGCCGTCACCGCCACCCGGCAATCCCTTGCCCAGGTGGATGTCATTATTATCGCCACAATCTGGTGGGGAAACGGCAACCTCCCCTGCCTCGACCTCGCCGCCGAAGCCCTGCAGCAAGGCACCCCGGTTTATTTATTGAATCCGACGAGAAAGCAGGATTTTACAGCAGGCAAAGCCTGGGAAAAGCTACAGGCGTTGCAACAGGCGGGAGCCGTGGTTGTGCCCAACGAGGAACAGTTGATGAGCAGGTTGGCGGGATGGATGAAAGCTTCTTCTCAATCATAA